The sequence TGCTGGCTGCAGTGCCCCGACTCTTGCTTTGACGTCACCCCGACCGGCCATTACGACGCCAACATGGAGGCCTGTTGCGGTTGTGGGGTGTGTGAGGCGGTCTGCCCGGTGGAGAACTGTATCACCATGGTCAACGAGTCGGCCTTCGGTGATAACGCCAGCCAGTTCGAGATGTATGAGAAGGACAAGGACACCTACAAATCGTGGCTCAAGGGGAAGATCGAGGATAAGGCGACCACGGACCGCACCCACGGCTTCCAACTTCGAGGGAAGTATGAAGAGGAGGTCCAAGAGATCATCCGTGAGGTGACGAAATGAGTGTATCGACCAAAGCGGCGCCCGCGGCCGACCAGGAGATGCTCATCAGCGGATGCGCGGCCATCGCCCAGGCCCTGCGCCTGTCGGACATTGACGTGGTCACCGCCTATCCGATCCGCCCGTACGACACCGTCATGCAGGCCGTCGCGAAATTGATCTCGAACGGCGAGATGGACGCGGAGTACATCGTGGCCGCCAGTGAGCACGACCAGTTCGAGATCGTCAAGCATGCCTCTGCAGTGGGCGCCCGGGTCTTTTGCGGGTCGAGCGGGGTCGGATGGATGTACGCGATGGAGGCCATCGCAGTCACCCCAGCGCTGCGGCTCCCGATGGTGGCCCTGGTGGGGAACCGGGCACTGGACGACCCCGGCGCCTTCGGCTGCGAGCACAATGATGCCTTATGCGTCCGGGATCTCGGGTGGATGCTCACCTGGGTAGATACCGCTCAAGAGGCCCTCGACACCGCACTGATCGCCTATCGGGTGGCGGAAGACCGCCGGATCTTTCTCCCCTGTGCGATCGGAGCAGACGGGGCGTTTCTCACCCACTCGGAGGTCCTCGTCAAGGTCCCCAACAAAGAGAAGGTGGACCAGTTCCTGCCCAAGTACGATCGCGGGGACAAGATGCTGCACCCCGATAACCCGATCACCATCGCCCCGCAGGTCAATGAGGACTGGGTGATGGAGATTCGCAAGCAGAATGATGAAGCGATGCGCCGCGCTCGCGGGGTGATCCAGGAGGCGTACCGAGACTTCCATAAAATCTTCGGCCGGCAAGGGGGCAACCCGTTTGTCGAATCGTACATGGCTGAAGACGCCGACGTGATCC comes from Candidatus Methylomirabilota bacterium and encodes:
- a CDS encoding pyruvate ferredoxin oxidoreductase, yielding MSVSTKAAPAADQEMLISGCAAIAQALRLSDIDVVTAYPIRPYDTVMQAVAKLISNGEMDAEYIVAASEHDQFEIVKHASAVGARVFCGSSGVGWMYAMEAIAVTPALRLPMVALVGNRALDDPGAFGCEHNDALCVRDLGWMLTWVDTAQEALDTALIAYRVAEDRRIFLPCAIGADGAFLTHSEVLVKVPNKEKVDQFLPKYDRGDKMLHPDNPITIAPQVNEDWVMEIRKQNDEAMRRARGVIQEAYRDFHKIFGRQGGNPFVESYMAEDADVILFGQGTLSLPVKVGVRKLREQGHKVGFVRLRWLRPFPTPEVQETLSRAKAVGVIDRDYSFGSPNHGAVLYNEVRSALYDLPKRPHVISFVCGLGGREVTLDSVTEMSEILLKVAKTGKVEQPNYWIGVRG